In the genome of Candidatus Electrothrix rattekaaiensis, the window CAGGATCAGACGGATTTTGCAAAGAGTCAGAAGGGATATCTTTATTTTCCTTCAAGATTATGCGTTTTTCATGAGTGTTTTCGTCCTGCTTCGTGATGCACTGTTCTTTAAGAACGCGTATCATAAGTCGATACGAATCCATTGACGGGATCTTGTGATGTGAACGAAACCTCTCAATAAGAAAGAAAAGGTCGTCGGCAACTATCTGAAGAGTTTTGGCAGATTGGGATGGTTTGACCATAGCAAAGGCACTTTCCTCTTCTTTTTTCAGGTAGCGATCACGCAAATTCTGGTCAAGGTCATTGAACTCGTCTTTATGATGCCGCTTGAGGTTGACCAGAAATTTTTTGATGGTGCCTGTAAAGATACCGATACGACCGAGATGCCTCATATTTGAAAATATATGTACGGAATCTATACGTTGCAAAGAGGTGTCCGCATCAAAGACGTTGATGAGTTTGTCGCCTATGGCATCAAATACACGATCATAAAGCCCATACTCCGTCATGATAGAGCGCATGTCTAAAATACTTCTCGGGCAAACATAAGCATTTTTATCAGAGTTATCGGTGAGATCCAAGGCGTAATGCCATTGTATATTAAAAGCAAACTGTTCAGCCGTCTCTTCATCAGTAAGATCATGCATCTGTTGCAAGACCATTGCTCCCATCATGGCTACGAGTTCGTTGGTCGGTCGGCCCATATTTGCACTGAAATGGAGTGCGAGAAAATCAACAGGCAGGATCTGACGAATATGATCCCGAAAAATTCCGGCCCATGATTCGTCTAACATTTTTCGACGTTTCGGCCCGAGATAATCAAAGGGATCGAACATGTTGATGGTTTTGTGGTCTTTGATGTTGAGCATGGCTTTCTAAGGTAAGTGTTTGAAATATATAAAACCTTACCATGAAATCCAATAAAGATCAATAATAAAATTGATTATAAACAAATAATTTCAGATTGTTACCTGTGTAGACTTTTTGCGATGCCATCATGCTTTGGCCGGAAAACTTGCGCCTCGGCATACAGGGCTTATGCGCAGGCGCATACGGGGGTATGTATGCGCAGAGTGGTATATGGGGGTGTATGCGCAGTGGCATACGGTGGTATATGCGCAGGGGCATATGGAGCGTATGAGCTTCGGCATACGGGAGGGGATGAACAGGGCGAAAGATTTTTCGTCCCTACTGGCCCTTGAGCTTGGCACGCACCGTTGCCAAAATCCCTCGCGGTCGCTCTCCAGATTAGGATGACCGACCGGGATATATTATCAAAGCCTTGCATTTTCGAAGATAAGCTGGCAAGGTTTAGCCTGAACAGCTCAGCCTGCGGCAGCCGAACGCCTCGAATCTGACGCAGAAACATTCGACTGAAAGGAGGACAGCATGAAAACACACTTGAGGTATTGGTTATGTCTGATTGTATTGCTTGCGTTGAGCGTTAGTTCGGCGCATTCAGCGGACATCACAGTGGATGGCAGCACCTGCACCTTGGCCGATGCCATTACAGCAGCCATCAATAATAGAGATGAAGGCGGGTGCGTAGGCAGCGGGACATACGTATACGGCCATAATAACGTTGTGCTGGAGACGGATGTCAGTCTTGATGCCGCTCTGCCGGAGATTACCGCTACCATAACAATCAAAGGCAATGGGCACACCATTAACGGCAATAATAATCCGAATGTCGGCTCTGTGCTGAACATTATCTCCACCGGAGACCTAACCCTTAATGATACCATAGTTACCCACGGCTACACGATGCTCGGTGGCGGCATTTACAACGACGGCAGTATCGCCCTGACGAACTCTATGGTTAGCGATAATATAGCAACGTCCCATGGCGGCGGTATTTATGGTTACGGTAATATCACACTGACCAATTCTACGATCAGCGGAAACATCGCAACGTTTAGCAGCGGTGGCATTGATAGTATTTTCGGGTCAGTCACCCTGATTAGCTCCACGGTCAGTGACAACACGGCAGCAGAAGCTGGAGGTATTTCTAAGCAGGAGGGGAGTGTCACCCTGCTGAATTCTACGGTCAGCAACAATACAGCTGAAGCCATTGGCGGAATTAAGAACGTGGACGGCAACATCATCCTGACGAACTCCACTGTCAGCGGTAATACAGCAACAGTTCACGTCGGCGGTATTTATAATTTTCAGTCCAGTAGCGATGCCACCGTTACCCTGATCAACTCTACGGTCACTAATAATACAGCAGAACAAAACGTCGGCGGCATTTACAACTACGACGGCACTGTCACGCTGACCAGCTCATTAATCAGCGGCAATACAGCTGGCGGTGAAGTGAATGAAGTCTGTAACGAGAACGACGGCACCATCAACGCCGACAGTCATAATGTCTTCGGCCACGACAACGAGACGGATGCCGAAGCGTTCTACAGCTTCACACCCAAGGACAACGAT includes:
- a CDS encoding transposase, whose protein sequence is MLNIKDHKTINMFDPFDYLGPKRRKMLDESWAGIFRDHIRQILPVDFLALHFSANMGRPTNELVAMMGAMVLQQMHDLTDEETAEQFAFNIQWHYALDLTDNSDKNAYVCPRSILDMRSIMTEYGLYDRVFDAIGDKLINVFDADTSLQRIDSVHIFSNMRHLGRIGIFTGTIKKFLVNLKRHHKDEFNDLDQNLRDRYLKKEEESAFAMVKPSQSAKTLQIVADDLFFLIERFRSHHKIPSMDSYRLMIRVLKEQCITKQDENTHEKRIILKENKDIPSDSLQNPSDPDASYDGHKGKGYQVQIAETYSTEEGKDVNKLSLITHVAVQAAHESDVDAVIPYIEATEQRGIKPEQALADTLYGSDENHEATKEQGVNLIAPTLDKQKDLFCTLTDFAFSDNGFVISCPENCQPVKTSKKKDRFVIAFSSEKCSICPRAGHCPVKSGKKDLSYLRYNEKNVRLSKRRQYERTDDFKNKYRFRAGVEATMSQLDRRTGIKHLRVRGMKAVRFAATMKATALNIIRAAAYKKRQNKGKKPSSPSFGGLIGLILVIKVRFFKNFGKIAKVEAAMARF
- a CDS encoding choice-of-anchor Q domain-containing protein; translation: MKTHLRYWLCLIVLLALSVSSAHSADITVDGSTCTLADAITAAINNRDEGGCVGSGTYVYGHNNVVLETDVSLDAALPEITATITIKGNGHTINGNNNPNVGSVLNIISTGDLTLNDTIVTHGYTMLGGGIYNDGSIALTNSMVSDNIATSHGGGIYGYGNITLTNSTISGNIATFSSGGIDSIFGSVTLISSTVSDNTAAEAGGISKQEGSVTLLNSTVSNNTAEAIGGIKNVDGNIILTNSTVSGNTATVHVGGIYNFQSSSDATVTLINSTVTNNTAEQNVGGIYNYDGTVTLTSSLISGNTAGGEVNEVCNENDGTINADSHNVFGHDNETDAEAFYSFTPKDNDINATSDGTNTSLASILDTTLANNGGPTQTHALVAGSPAIDLDPSCNGGLITDDQRGEARPSGAGCDAGSFEFDSTLPDDNNSGFLPAMYLLLL